The sequence below is a genomic window from Actinokineospora baliensis.
CGCCGACCGGTGCCGGGGAACGGGTGCGAGCCGCTGTCGGTGCGGGTGAGCAGCTCGGTCTTGGGCTGCTCGTCCTCGTCCTCCGGCTTCGGCGGCACGATGCTCTGCGTGAGCGTCGTCTCCGCCAACACACTGGTCAACGGCGTCTCATCCGGCGGCGCGAACGGACTCGGCTCACCCTCCGCCGGGATCGAGTGCCGATCGGTCACGTCGGCGGCACTGGTGTCGGGCACCGGCCGCCGGGGGAACTGTCCGGTGTGGACACCCGGGGGCACGGGGTGCGGACCGGAGCGCAGACCGGGCGGCACCGGGAGCGGGCCCGACCGCACACCGGGCTGCGGCGGGAAGGGGTGCGGCCCACTGGACTGGCGACCGTTGGGGGCGAACGGGTGCGGCCCGCTGGACTGCCCGGGAGCAGCGTGCCGCCCGGCCGGACGGCGCTGCGGCCCGGTGCCGGACTGAGCCGGGTACGGGCCGGGTTGAGGTGGCTGAGACCTCTGCGGCCCACGAGGCCGGGGAGCGGGCTGCGGACGCCACGGCTGCGAGTTCTCCGGCGGCGGCGCCCCTCTCCCCACCCGGCCACGCTCCAGAGGCGGCACCTGATCGGCGGGGCGTGCGAAACGCTGCGAAACCGACCCGCGCTGCTCCAGGGCGGGCGGCGGAACCTGCGGCGGGGTTTCCGGCTGGGCGTCGGGCTCGAGCCGCTGCGCCACGGAGTCATGCGGCTGTGGCGTGAACTGAGACCGCGGACTGGGCTCGGCCGGGCTCGGCGCGGCGGGCGGCACGGGATCTGGGTTCTGCGGCCCAGACTCGTGGCGCTGCGATGTGGACTCCAACTGGGGCGGCACGAGCGGTTGCAGTTGCATGGGCCCGTCGTGCGGCGGGGCAGCGGACTGCCCCTCAGCGGAGTGCGACCCGGCACCAGACTGCTGCGCCCCAGCCACCGGCCGCGACACCTCAGCCAATGGCGCAGGCTCGCCATGCTGCCGCTCGCCAGACTGCGAGCCCGGCTCCGACCGCTGCCCCACCGCCTCCGACGGGACAGGCTCGCGGTGCCCCCCAGCCAGCGGCGAAGGCTCACCATGCCGCGACACACCAAACTGCGAGCCCGGCTCCGACGGCACGGACTCGTGGTGCGCTGGGGCCAGCTGCTGCGACACCCCAGCCAACGGCGACGGCTCACCGTGCCGCCACTCGCCAGACTCCGACTCAGCCTCTTGCCGCGCCGCCGCCGACGGCACAGACGCGTGATGCGCCGACGGCTCGCCATGCCACCGGTCGCCAGGCTGCGAACTCGACTCCGACCGCTGCCGCGCAGGCGGGACAGGATCATCGTGCGCCCCAGCAGCCGGCGACGGCTCGCCATGCTCCGACTCACCAACCTGCGATCCGGGCTCCGCCCCTTGCTGCGCTGCCTCCGGGGGCGCGGGCTCATGGTGCTGCGGCACGTCGGTCTGCGAGCCGGGCTCCGGGTCCTGCGGCGCAGGCTCGTGATCCTCTGCAGGCGGGACGTCGGCGGACTGGGGGTCGGGTGTCTGTTGTTCAGGCAACGCCGGTGCCGCAGGCGACTCGGATCGAGCGGGCTCGGGGTCCTGCGGCACCACGGGCTGCTGCGGTTCAGCAGGTGTCGACTCGGTCAGCGGCACCGGGTCGCCGGTGGCGACCTGCTCCGCGGGTACCTGCCACACCGCGGTGGGCGGCGGCGACGGCCGCAGGACCTGGGTCGGGGGTGCGGGGTCGTCCAGGGGGGTGGGGTCGCTCGGGGGGTCGAAGTTCCAGCGGGCCGGTTTCGGGGTCGGCTCACCCGGCGGTGTCCTGTGCGTCATCGGGGGCACTCCCGCTCAGTCCCGGTACTTGACCACTGGCGGCGCGGCGCGCTCGCCTGCCTGCGCCAGCCACTTGTTGTAGCTGGCCACCCAGGAGCCGTTGGTGATCGAGCGCTCCAGCACGCCGTTCACGAACCGCACCATGTCCTCGTACTGCTTGGGGATGCCGATGCCGTAGGGCTCCTCGGTGAACCGGGGGCCGACCATCTTCACGTTCGGGTCCTGGGCGACCATCCCGGCCAGGATGGTGTCGTCCGTGGACACCGCGGCGACCTGGGCCTGCTGCAGCATCACCAGGCAGTCCGACCAGTTGTCGACCGCGACGATCTCCGGCGGTGCGGGCGATTCGCGCAGCCGGGCGATCGAGGTGGAGCCCTTGGTCGCGCAGACCCGTTTGCCGCCCAGCTGGTCGATGCCGGTGATCTGCGAGGCCCGGTCGACCAGCACCCGCTGCCCGGCCACGTAGTAGGTGGCGGAGAAGTTGATGTCGACCCAGCGCCCGCAGGTGGCGGTCATGGTCCGGACCACGATGTCGACCTCGCCGTTCTTGAGCGCGTCGATGCGCTCGGCCGAGGTGATCACCTTGTACTGCACCTTGTTCGGGTCGCCGAAGATGGCGGCGGCGACGTCGCGGACCCGGTCGATGTCGAAGCCCTCCAGCGCGTTGCTGGTGGGGTTGCGGAACCCGAACAGGAACGTGTTCTGGTCGACGCCCGCGATCAGCCGCCCGCGGTCGAGGATGGCGCGCATGGTCGACCCGGTGGGCATGTTGCCCGGCTGCGGCAGGTTGTTCGCCGGCCGCAGGCTCGCGGTCGGGTCGCACGGCGGGACCTGGGTGGCCGCACCGGTCGTGGTGGTCGGGTTCACCTCGACACCGACAGGTTGTGGACGGTCCACACTGGACACGATGGCCAGGTCGACTGGCCTGCCTGCCGACGAGCAGGCGGTGGCTGCGACGGCGAGCACCAGGGTGAGCAGCACACCCCGCACGGCAGGGCGTCTCATCGGTACTCCCGCAAGCGTTCCCGGATGCCGAGGGTGATCCCGGCCGCCGCGATGATCGCGAGCACGGCGATCCCGGGCACCAGGCCGGTCAGCGCGTTGCCCGCCTTGGTCGTCTGGGTGAAGAACTCGTCGCGCCCGGCGTTGAGCGCGGTGATCAGGTTCTTGTCGAGCTTGCCGAACGCGGCGGCGGCGCTGTCGGGCGCGTCGCCGATGGCCACCTTCACCGCCTCCTCGTACTGCCCGCCGTCGTCGAGCTCGCGGATCTTGCGGTGCGCGGCCGCCCACTCCTCGGCGTTCTGCACGGCGAGCTGCACCTCCCCGGCCATCGCGTCGCTCGAGGCGAGGTCCTTGGCCTGGCGCAGCAGGTTCGTGCCGCCGTCGCCGGTGATGGTGGCGGCCAACTGCTGCCACTCCTGCTCGTAGCCGGGGCCGTCGCCGCGCGCGACCAGGGTCAGCGTCTCGTCCGCACGGCACTTGAGCGAGTTGATCCTGGCCTGGACCAGCACGTCGACCTGCTGCGCGCCGTTGCGCTCGGCGTCGCCGACGTGGCTGGCGAGCACCAGCATCGCCACCACGCCCCAGATGAGCGCGACCACCACCGCGGCCGTCGCGGCGACCAGTCCGACGTTGAGCAGCCGGTTGGTCTTGCGGGTGAGGTAGCGCTGGGTGGCGACCAGGGCCACCAGCAGCAGCACGAGCAGCGCGACGGGCTCCCACGGCACCGACCTGGCCGACTCCTGCTCGCGCTGGAGCCGGTCGTAGTTGATCTCGTACAGCTTCTCCGCGGCGGGCAGCAGCTTCGAGCGCATCAGCCCGGACGCCTCGCGCAGGTACGCCGCGCCAGCCGGGTAGCCCTGGCGGTTGTTGGCGCGCGCGGTCTCGATCAGCCCCGCGTACACCGGCAACTGCTGCGAGAGCACCTCGACCTGCGCCGCGGCCAACGGGTCACCGCCGACGTCGGAGGACGCCTTGCCCAGCGCGGTCCCGGCCTGTGAGATGTCGAACTCGTAACGGGTGCGCAAGGACGCGGGCTCGACGCCGCCGGAGAGGAACGCGCTCGCCGCGGTCGCGTCGGCGTCCGAGAGGGACCGGAAGATCTGCTGCGCCGCGGTGGCCAGCGGCTCGCGGTGGGCGACGAGGTCGTCGAGGGTGTCGCGCTTGGCCTGGGCGGTCAGCGCGGCCACGATGCCGGTGATCGCCGTGAGCAGCAACAACGCCACCGCCACGACCGACAACCGGCCGGGCGTGGTGGTCGCCGACCGGGTCACCCGCCCGAGGGGGGACGGACCGGCAGGCCGCTGTGGCGCGGCCGTCACCACGGGGTACCACCCAACCGCACGTCCCGCCGCCTTCCGCTCCGGTCGTCGCTCGGACCTGAACTTAGTGGAGTGGTTTGCCCGCAGCCACCAAGTCCGCCGATGTCGGCGACCGGGGGCGCCGGGCCCGCGGACACAGCCGGTCACCGACGGGTCCCACTTGTGCGCGGCGTAGTCGCTCGGTTGCTGTCTGGATAGCCGCCCGCCCCGGTGGGACCGTGGCTGGTATGAACGGCGACACTGAGCACAGCATGAAGCACATCGCGACGTTCTGCGGGCAGTGCAACTGCGGCTGCCCCGAACTGTGGATCGACCCGGACGCGCCGGAGGAACGCCGCGTGGTGATCACCGACGACTTCGGCCAGCGCATCCAGATGAGCCTCGGCCAACTCAGCGACCTCGTCGACGACGTCAAGAACGGCGTGCTCGACCAGGTGCTGGTGGGCGGGTAGGCAGTCGGGCACGGTGGCGGCATGGGTCGGCTGGGTGCTCACCGCGGCGTTCCTCGCGATCGCCGGGTACAGCGTCGCCCGCCTCTGCGCCGCCGCGCGCTCGGGTTCGCCCGATTACACCGGCGGGCACCGCGCGGTGGACCTCGCGCACGCGGCCACCGCGACGGGTATGGCGGTGATGTGCTCGCCGGTCGGCGGGCCGCTGCCAGCCGCGGGGTGGGTGGCAGTGTTCACCCTGGTGACCGGGTGGTTCCTCGGTGCGGCGCTCGTGCGGGGTGGACGCCAGGCGATCGGGTGGCACGGCCCTGACTGGCAGCACGCGGCCGCCGGGCTGGGCATGCTCTACATGCTGTTGGCGGTCCCCCACACGGCGCACTCCATGTCGACGCCGTGGACCGGTCCGCACACCGGGGAGGCCGTGCTGCCCGTGCTGGGGTGGGCGTTCGTCGCCTTCTTCGCGCTCCAGACAGTCCGTTTCGGACCCCAGGTCGTGCGCGGCGCCCGGGGTTCGGGCCTACTCGCGGACAGCCGCCTCGCCGCCGCCTGCCAACTGGTCATGGCGGCCGGGACCGGGTACCTGATCTTCGTGATGCTGTAGCCGGGCCAGCCAGGCAGCAGCCAGGCCGAGCACCGCGAGGAGTCCGAAGGCGAGCAGGGGCGCCCCCAGCAACCACCCGACGGCGAGCGACACGACCAGCCCACCCGCGTTGCCCGCCAACCACACCAGCGACGTGACCGGCCCCGCCTTGTCCGGGTCCCGCCGCTCCACCATCGCCAGCGCGACGGGGAGCGCGGACAGCAACATGAACCCCAGCAGCGGACTGACCACGAACCCGGTCGCCGAGGGGAACAAGCCCAGCGCCAGGCACACGACCGCGATGACCAGCCCCGTCGACTGCAGCACGCGCGGCTCGACCCGCCTCCGCGCGGCCCACGGCGGCACGACCACACAACCACCCACCCCGGCGACCAGCATCGCCAGCAACAGCAACCCCGACGTGTCCGCGCCGATCCCCCGCGGTGCCAGCAGCGGCTCAAGCCACGTGGCGAGCGCGACGAAGATCCCCATCCCGAGGAAGACCACCGCCGAAAGCCTTACCACCCCCGGCTCCCGCCACACTCCCAACGGCGACACCGCCACCCCCCGCCCGTACCCCGGCGCCACCCCCACCGCGACCACCCCCGCAACGGCCGTCACCACCGAGATCCCCGCCCCGATCCCCACCACCACCGGCACATCCCCCGGCACAGCCGTCCCAATCCCAATAGCCAAAATCATCCCGACGTACGTACCCCCCGCCCCCACCGCAATCCCCAACGGCCGCTCCTCCGGCGCGAGATAAGCAGCCGCCACCCGCGTAATAGCCCCCGCAAGAACCGGCTGCGCCACCGCCGCCAACCCCTGCCCCGTGAACGCCCCCCAATACGAATCGGCCAATACCCGAACAATCCCACCAGCCGCGATCAACAACGCCCCCACCGCGAGCGTTGGCCGCAGAAACCGATCAAGCGCAACCCCAGCGGGCACAGCCAAGGCGACGAACAACAACGGGAACACATTGGCCAACCACCCAACAGCCCCCTCCCCCACCCCGAAATACCGGGCCGACTCGGTGGTGATCGCCGCATACCCCAACCAACTCACCTGGGTGGCAACCCCCAACCCCGCAAACGCCCCCACCACCCACCACCGAGACCTCATCCCCTCATCCTCATTCCCCTCCCTCCCTTCGTCAACGCCCCCCTTGACCAGCCAAAACCAGCAGCACCGCCGTCCGGGAGACCCCGAGCCGACCCACCCAACCCAGCCACCGCTCCCAGAAGCTCCGGTGCCACCCCACCGAGCTTCCCAACCCAGCCCCCCGAGTCAGCCCCGCCAACTCGACCACCGCTCCCAGAAGCAGGCGCGCCAACCCAACACCCCTACCCCGACCACCCAACCCAGCCACTGGACACTCGGAAGTCGCTGGCGCCAACCCAGCCCCCGAGCCAGCCCGCCCAACCCAACCCGCCGGGCCAGCCCACCCAGCCCGACCACCGCTCCCCGAAACCGCTGGTGCCACCCCAACCCACCGAGCCAACCCACCCAGCCCGACCACCGCTCCCGGAATCCGCTGGTGCCAACCCGGCCACCCGAGACAGCCCCGCCAACCCAGCCACCCCTCCCAGAAACCGCTGGTGCCAACCCGGCCACCCGAGACAGCCCCGCCAACCCAGCCACCCCTCCCAGAAACCGCTGGTGCCAACCCGGCCACCCGAGACAGCCCCGCCAACCCAGCCACCCCTCCCAGAAACCGCTGGTGCCAACCCGGCCACCCGAGACAGCCCCGCCAACCCAGCCACCCCTCCCAGAAACCGCTGGTGCCAACCCGGCCACCCGAGACAGCCCCGCCAACCCAGCCACCCCTCCCAGAAGCCACCGGTGCCAGCCCACTCAAACTCGGCCCGCCGAGCCAGCCCCGCCAGCCTGACCACCGCTCCCCGGAAGCCGCCGGTGCCACCTCAACCCACCGAGCCAGTCCACCCAAACCCAGCCCACCGAGTCAGCCCCGCCAACTCGACCACTGGACACTCGGAAGTCGCTGGTGCCAGGTCAGCCCCGCCGGGTCAGCCCCGCCAACTCAGCCACCCGACTCCGACGGCATTGCCGACCACTGGACACTCGGAAGCCGCTGGTGCCAACTGCTCGATGGGGTGGACCTGTTTTGTGTGGGGGAGCGGCAGTCGTAGCGTTCCTGCGCGGACAGGGCCACGCTTTTCGGCCCCAGCTTTGCGGTCCTGCCACGGCTGTCGTAGGGGCCCCACGCAAAACAGGTCCACCACATCGAGCAAAGCTCGAAAATCGCGGATCCAGCGCAATGCCGAAGGCGAGCCGAAGACCCGATGCAAGGCGCGAAGCGACGAGCCGAAGATCATCTAACCCAGCAGCCCCCGTCTTCCACCCTACCGAGGCGCGCAGACAGAGCGAGAGCGAAAGACGGCCCTGTGGACAACCGAGCACCTTGTGGACAACCCCCTTACACAACCCGAACCTCCCACCCCCACCCCCCTTTACCCACCCCCACCACACTCCTCCACATCACCCAAGGAGGACCAGTGCGAAAGATCATCACCGCCCTCACCATCACCCTCGCCGCAGCAACAGCAGGCGTAGCGACCGCAGGCGCAGCAGCCGCCCAGCCCAGTACGCCCGTCACCATCACCCTCTCCCCCGAACAAGTCACCAACATCTGCACCAAACGCATCCCCCGCATCGAGCAGCGCACCACCAAGCTCATCGACCGCATCAACGGCTCCGCCGACGTCAAGGGATCCGCTGCCTGGCTGCGGGCACGCGCCGACAAGGAGCAAGCAGCGGGTCGCGAGACCTCCGCCAACCTCCTGCGCGAGCGCGCCGACCGCCGCGCGGGCAAGATCGATCAGCTGACCAAGGCCAAGCAGCGGGCCGAGGACTTCAAGTCCAAGTACTGCGGTACCAAGTGATGCGCCGCGCCCTCGCGGCCGTCGCCCTCCTGCTCGCTTGTGCGGCGTGCCAGGACACCGGTAGTACGCCCGCTCCGAGCAACGGCGGTTCTGTCGAGCAGGAGCTGGGCAGCATCGAGTCCACACTGGACAACGTCGAGTCCGAGTTGGCCGGGGACTAGTACGGTGCGCCCATGACTCCCGATCCCGGCCGCGGGCTGGTGCTGGTCGTCGAGGACGACCGGGCCATCGCCGAGCTGGTCAGCCTGTACCTGCGCCGCGACGGGTTCGGGGTGCACGTGGAGACCGAGGGGGCGGGGGCGCTGGCGGCCACCCGGCGGCTCAAGCCGGTGGCCGTGGTGCTCGACATCGGGTTGCCGGGGATCGACGGGGTCGAGGTGTGCCGCCGGATGCGGGCGGGCGACGACTGGACGCCCGTGTTGTTCGTGACGGCTCGCGACGACGAGGTGGACCGGGTGCTCGGGCTGGAGTTGGGGGCCGACGACTACATCACCAAGCCGTTCAGCCCGCGCGAGCTGGTGGCGCGGGTGCGGACCGTGCTGCGGCGGGCGAACGGACCCGGCGGGGGCGAGGTGCTGCGGGCGGGCGGGACCCGGCTCGACACCGGGCAGCGGCGGGTGTGGAGCGGGGACGTGGAGGTCGTGCTGACCACCACCGAGTTCGACCTGCTCGCCCACCTCATGCGCAGGCCGGGGCAGGTGTTCGAGCGGGCGCAGCTGCTCAGCGCGGTGTGGGGGTACGCGGCCGCCGCCGGGACGCGGACGGTGGACGTGCACATCGCGCAGCTGCGGGCGAAGCTCGGGTCGGAGAGTCCGATCCGGACGGTGCGCGGGGTCGGCTACGCGGCGGACCGCGGGTGAGGGGCACGCTCGCGGTCCGCGTCACCGCGCTGTGCCTCGCGGTGGCGGGCGTGGTGGCGGTGGTCGGCGGCCTGATCTCGGCGCGGCTGGTGGTCTCCACGGCCACCGGGGTGACCCAGCAGACCCTGTCCGACCAGGCCGATGTGTTCGTCAGCCAGTTCGCCGACAACCGCATCGGCCTGCGCCGGATGGTCGAGGTGCTCAACGGCCAGGGCGTGGCCGTGGTGCAGGCGCGGCCGAACGGGACGGTCGTGACCGGGGACGCGACCGCCGAGAAGGCGGCGCGCGAGGCCGGGCTGCTCGGGGTGACCGAGCCGCAGCACAAGACCGTCGAGGTGGGCAGCAGGACACTGCTGGTGGAGTTGCGGCCCGCCGACGCGCGCGGGGCGATCGCGCTGGTGCGGGAGGCGGAGACGGCCAAGGGCACCGGGCGCAAGCTGATCCGCAACATCGTCGTCGCGCTCGGGATCGGTCTGCTGGTCGCCGCGGTCGCCGGGTTGTTCCTGGCCCGGCTGCTGGCCCGCCCGCTGACCAGGACCGCGGCCGTCGCCTACTCGATGACCCACGGCCGCCGTGACCTGCGGGCACCGGTCGAGGGGCCGCGCGAGGTCGCCGAGGTGGCGGCGGCGGTGAACGACCTGTCCGACGCCCTGCAGCGCAGCGAGTCGCGGCAGCGGGAGTTCCTGCTGTCGGTGTCGCACGAGCTGCGCACGCCGCTGACCGCGGTGAAGGGGTTCGCCGAGTCCCTGGCCGACGGGGTGGTGACCGGGGACGCGGTGGTGGGCGCGGGCCGCACCATCGAGCAGGAGGCCGACCGGCTGGACCGGCTGGTCAGCGACCTGCTCGACCTGGCCCGCCTCGGCGCCGACGACTTCCGGCTGGACCTGGTCCAGGTGGACCTGACCGCGCTGGTCGCCGAGTCCGCCCGGGTCTGGTTGGCGCGCTGCGCCGCGGCCGGGGTCCGCTTCACCGTCGA
It includes:
- a CDS encoding DUF5134 domain-containing protein codes for the protein MAAWVGWVLTAAFLAIAGYSVARLCAAARSGSPDYTGGHRAVDLAHAATATGMAVMCSPVGGPLPAAGWVAVFTLVTGWFLGAALVRGGRQAIGWHGPDWQHAAAGLGMLYMLLAVPHTAHSMSTPWTGPHTGEAVLPVLGWAFVAFFALQTVRFGPQVVRGARGSGLLADSRLAAACQLVMAAGTGYLIFVML
- a CDS encoding MFS transporter codes for the protein MRSRWWVVGAFAGLGVATQVSWLGYAAITTESARYFGVGEGAVGWLANVFPLLFVALAVPAGVALDRFLRPTLAVGALLIAAGGIVRVLADSYWGAFTGQGLAAVAQPVLAGAITRVAAAYLAPEERPLGIAVGAGGTYVGMILAIGIGTAVPGDVPVVVGIGAGISVVTAVAGVVAVGVAPGYGRGVAVSPLGVWREPGVVRLSAVVFLGMGIFVALATWLEPLLAPRGIGADTSGLLLLAMLVAGVGGCVVVPPWAARRRVEPRVLQSTGLVIAVVCLALGLFPSATGFVVSPLLGFMLLSALPVALAMVERRDPDKAGPVTSLVWLAGNAGGLVVSLAVGWLLGAPLLAFGLLAVLGLAAAWLARLQHHEDQVPGPGRHDQLAGGGEAAVRE
- a CDS encoding HAMP domain-containing sensor histidine kinase codes for the protein MRGTLAVRVTALCLAVAGVVAVVGGLISARLVVSTATGVTQQTLSDQADVFVSQFADNRIGLRRMVEVLNGQGVAVVQARPNGTVVTGDATAEKAAREAGLLGVTEPQHKTVEVGSRTLLVELRPADARGAIALVREAETAKGTGRKLIRNIVVALGIGLLVAAVAGLFLARLLARPLTRTAAVAYSMTHGRRDLRAPVEGPREVAEVAAAVNDLSDALQRSESRQREFLLSVSHELRTPLTAVKGFAESLADGVVTGDAVVGAGRTIEQEADRLDRLVSDLLDLARLGADDFRLDLVQVDLTALVAESARVWLARCAAAGVRFTVESPPGPVLTAADPRRLRQVVDGLAENALRVTPAGRPIVLSLGVLPGQAVLQVRDGGPGLAQEEYAVAFERGVLNARYAGSRPVGTGIGLALVHGLVTRMNGTISAGPAAEGGAAFTVRLPTG
- a CDS encoding response regulator transcription factor, translated to MTPDPGRGLVLVVEDDRAIAELVSLYLRRDGFGVHVETEGAGALAATRRLKPVAVVLDIGLPGIDGVEVCRRMRAGDDWTPVLFVTARDDEVDRVLGLELGADDYITKPFSPRELVARVRTVLRRANGPGGGEVLRAGGTRLDTGQRRVWSGDVEVVLTTTEFDLLAHLMRRPGQVFERAQLLSAVWGYAAAAGTRTVDVHIAQLRAKLGSESPIRTVRGVGYAADRG
- a CDS encoding glutamate ABC transporter substrate-binding protein, which codes for MRRPAVRGVLLTLVLAVAATACSSAGRPVDLAIVSSVDRPQPVGVEVNPTTTTGAATQVPPCDPTASLRPANNLPQPGNMPTGSTMRAILDRGRLIAGVDQNTFLFGFRNPTSNALEGFDIDRVRDVAAAIFGDPNKVQYKVITSAERIDALKNGEVDIVVRTMTATCGRWVDINFSATYYVAGQRVLVDRASQITGIDQLGGKRVCATKGSTSIARLRESPAPPEIVAVDNWSDCLVMLQQAQVAAVSTDDTILAGMVAQDPNVKMVGPRFTEEPYGIGIPKQYEDMVRFVNGVLERSITNGSWVASYNKWLAQAGERAAPPVVKYRD